Proteins encoded together in one Alteribacter keqinensis window:
- a CDS encoding ABC transporter ATP-binding protein — protein sequence MERVMIKNVEKTFVSDDKEKKSFTVFDDISLDVSPGEFVSLLGPSGCGKSTLLNIVAGLDRATNGEVKVGDTNVTGPGSDRGVVFQEAALMPWLNVIDNVKFALRKKMNKEDAHKEAEKYLKLVHLSKFMDAFPHELSGGMKQRVAIARALAMNPKILLMDEPFGALDEQTRSMLHKEVQFIWEETKKTILFVTHNIREAILLSDRIVLMGTRPGGIRKVYPVDLPRPRTPASEEFIKLEQDIMSILGGEIEKVMREEMGDDFNSQKASLLYGTNRNMGDHI from the coding sequence ATGGAGCGAGTAATGATTAAGAATGTAGAGAAAACATTCGTCTCTGATGATAAGGAAAAAAAGTCATTTACCGTTTTCGATGATATATCGCTTGATGTGAGTCCGGGTGAGTTTGTATCTCTTCTCGGCCCGTCGGGATGCGGTAAGTCCACGCTGTTAAATATTGTTGCCGGGCTGGACCGGGCGACAAACGGCGAAGTGAAAGTGGGTGACACGAATGTCACAGGGCCTGGATCGGACAGAGGGGTTGTGTTTCAGGAAGCAGCGTTAATGCCCTGGCTGAATGTTATTGACAACGTAAAGTTTGCACTTAGGAAAAAAATGAATAAAGAAGATGCTCATAAAGAAGCGGAGAAATATTTAAAACTTGTTCACCTGAGTAAATTCATGGACGCTTTTCCCCATGAATTATCAGGCGGAATGAAACAACGTGTTGCAATAGCCAGAGCTTTGGCAATGAATCCGAAAATTCTGCTGATGGATGAACCATTCGGAGCTCTTGATGAACAGACACGATCCATGCTTCATAAAGAAGTCCAGTTCATCTGGGAAGAAACGAAAAAAACGATTCTTTTTGTTACTCATAATATCAGAGAAGCGATCCTCTTATCAGATCGTATTGTCTTAATGGGTACACGTCCGGGGGGGATCAGGAAAGTTTATCCTGTGGATCTGCCCAGACCAAGGACACCTGCTTCAGAAGAATTTATTAAGCTTGAACAAGATATCATGTCCATTTTGGGCGGTGAAATAGAGAAAGTGATGAGGGAGGAAATGGGAGATGACTTCAACAGCCAGAAGGCTTCTCTTCTTTACGGCACTAATCGTAATATGGGAGATCATATTTAG
- a CDS encoding ABC transporter permease → MTSTARRLLFFTALIVIWEIIFRVNLQTNFWATTLFPSPIGAVEQLYRGFFETGILRVALLESMQRISLGFVLAVIIGGVLGVLLATSKLADETLGSLVIALQPVPSIVWLPIALMMFQGGGGAILFVVVLGGTWAMTLNMRMGIKNVQPILIRAARTMGYKKTELVWKVMLPASIPSALTGARLAWAFGWRALMAAELIGRGGLGRTLMDARDFYNMDLVVAIMFIISAIGLTVEYFIFSKVEKRVLSRWGLNTSNS, encoded by the coding sequence ATGACTTCAACAGCCAGAAGGCTTCTCTTCTTTACGGCACTAATCGTAATATGGGAGATCATATTTAGAGTTAATTTACAGACGAATTTTTGGGCCACAACATTATTTCCGTCTCCTATTGGAGCTGTCGAGCAATTATACCGTGGTTTTTTTGAAACAGGAATTTTACGTGTAGCCCTTCTTGAGAGTATGCAGCGAATTTCATTAGGGTTTGTTTTGGCCGTTATTATCGGCGGAGTTCTCGGTGTCCTTCTTGCTACATCTAAACTGGCAGACGAAACACTGGGTTCCCTTGTTATTGCACTACAGCCAGTTCCTAGTATTGTATGGCTTCCAATTGCCCTTATGATGTTCCAGGGTGGCGGAGGAGCGATTCTGTTCGTTGTCGTTCTTGGTGGTACTTGGGCGATGACTCTCAATATGAGAATGGGTATTAAAAATGTCCAGCCCATATTGATAAGAGCAGCCAGAACAATGGGGTACAAAAAGACAGAACTCGTCTGGAAAGTCATGTTGCCTGCATCCATTCCATCAGCATTGACCGGTGCACGTCTCGCCTGGGCATTCGGATGGCGGGCGTTGATGGCGGCAGAACTGATTGGTCGGGGAGGTCTCGGCAGAACACTGATGGATGCCCGTGATTTTTACAATATGGATTTGGTGGTAGCCATTATGTTTATTATTTCTGCGATCGGCTTGACGGTAGAGTACTTTATCTTTAGTAAGGTAGAAAAACGAGTATTATCACGCTGGGGTCTGAATACAAGTAATTCGTAA
- a CDS encoding aliphatic sulfonate ABC transporter substrate-binding protein — protein MKKILGLASVGALMLLAACGTGGSSSSDEVNIGYFPNLDHAAAIVGMEKGYFEEEMTESDVDFVNFPNGNDFIDALSTGNIDMGYVGPGPAINYFLQGGDVVVIGAAANGATLIVSREDSGIHTLEDLDGHSFCTPGNGCTHNVQLEIMLEGIGLKSNRLGGTVEHQSRVAPANMVAMFEQGDIDAAAAPEPWGTLLVEEHNANVVVEWDEVFLGQELASVVIVTTNDFLENNPEAVEQALRAHKRAVDYTEENTEDTLKTINDSLYNLTQTRLPETVLENAWERMVVTTETHADALQYWATASYELNFIEDEPDLDGFVDTSILDRITEE, from the coding sequence ATGAAAAAAATTCTGGGTTTGGCAAGTGTGGGAGCATTGATGCTCCTTGCAGCGTGTGGCACAGGCGGAAGTTCATCTTCAGATGAGGTCAATATCGGGTATTTCCCGAACCTCGATCATGCTGCGGCAATTGTGGGTATGGAAAAAGGGTATTTTGAAGAAGAAATGACAGAAAGTGACGTAGATTTTGTGAATTTTCCAAACGGAAATGACTTTATCGATGCTTTGAGTACAGGAAACATTGATATGGGGTATGTCGGTCCGGGGCCGGCTATTAACTATTTCCTTCAAGGTGGAGACGTTGTGGTTATTGGAGCTGCAGCGAACGGAGCTACACTGATTGTGTCAAGGGAAGACTCCGGTATTCACACTTTGGAAGACCTTGATGGTCATTCCTTTTGCACACCGGGGAACGGATGTACACATAATGTCCAGCTCGAAATTATGCTTGAAGGCATCGGACTGAAATCAAATCGGCTGGGCGGAACCGTTGAACATCAGTCACGGGTGGCACCTGCCAATATGGTTGCCATGTTTGAGCAAGGTGACATTGATGCAGCAGCAGCTCCCGAACCTTGGGGTACGCTTCTCGTTGAAGAACACAACGCGAATGTTGTTGTAGAGTGGGATGAAGTATTCTTAGGTCAGGAACTGGCGAGTGTAGTCATTGTAACCACGAATGACTTTCTGGAAAATAATCCTGAAGCAGTAGAGCAGGCATTGCGCGCACATAAACGCGCTGTGGACTATACTGAGGAAAATACTGAAGATACGTTGAAAACAATCAACGATTCTCTATATAACCTTACTCAGACAAGACTTCCTGAAACAGTACTTGAAAATGCATGGGAGCGTATGGTGGTAACAACAGAAACCCATGCGGATGCACTTCAGTACTGGGCTACAGCTTCCTATGAACTCAATTTCATTGAGGATGAGCCTGATCTTGACGGGTTTGTCGACACATCCATTCTTGACCGTATTACAGAAGAATAG
- the msrA gene encoding peptide-methionine (S)-S-oxide reductase MsrA, whose protein sequence is MTRRVEVATFAGGCFWCMVKPFDELPGIIEVRSGYTGGHVKNPSYKEVKQGDTGHFEAVKITYDPSLFSYESLLELYWPQIDPTDAEGQFIDRGPQYRTAIFYHSYEQKTAAEKSKQRVEENGPFNKPVVTEILPAEVFYPAEEMHQKFYKKNPDRYKQERVNSGRDAFINKHWKSPGFI, encoded by the coding sequence ATGACTAGACGAGTTGAAGTGGCAACCTTTGCCGGAGGCTGTTTCTGGTGCATGGTGAAACCATTTGATGAGCTGCCGGGAATTATTGAGGTTCGATCAGGATATACCGGAGGACATGTTAAAAACCCTTCATACAAAGAAGTAAAACAAGGGGATACAGGTCATTTCGAAGCTGTAAAAATAACGTATGATCCATCTCTGTTTTCCTATGAGAGCCTTCTGGAATTATACTGGCCTCAAATAGATCCCACTGATGCAGAAGGGCAGTTTATTGACCGGGGACCTCAGTATAGAACGGCTATTTTTTATCATTCCTATGAACAAAAAACAGCTGCAGAAAAATCAAAGCAGCGAGTCGAAGAAAACGGACCGTTTAATAAACCTGTTGTAACAGAGATATTACCGGCCGAGGTTTTTTATCCTGCAGAAGAAATGCATCAGAAGTTTTATAAAAAAAACCCTGATAGATATAAACAGGAACGTGTTAATTCAGGCAGGGATGCTTTTATTAATAAGCATTGGAAGTCACCCGGTTTTATTTAA
- a CDS encoding pyridoxamine 5'-phosphate oxidase family protein gives MNEHALKDRIISLLDSHKVGTLATVRNNRPNSRYMTFFNDGLMLYTPTNKETHKAEDIRENPYVHILLGYEGEGYEDPYLEIEGKVEIKDDNEMKEKVWSDRMSKWFDGPRDPEFVLLQVTPSAIRLMNDGEETPDTLEL, from the coding sequence ATGAATGAACATGCGCTTAAGGACAGAATTATTTCTCTGCTTGACTCCCATAAAGTAGGCACACTGGCTACAGTGAGAAATAACCGGCCGAATTCCAGGTATATGACCTTTTTTAATGACGGTTTAATGCTTTATACACCAACGAATAAAGAAACACACAAGGCAGAGGATATCCGGGAAAACCCTTACGTTCATATTCTCTTAGGCTATGAAGGAGAAGGTTATGAAGACCCTTATCTTGAAATCGAGGGAAAAGTGGAAATTAAAGATGATAATGAGATGAAAGAAAAAGTCTGGAGTGACCGTATGTCAAAATGGTTTGACGGCCCCCGTGATCCGGAATTTGTATTGTTGCAGGTTACGCCTTCCGCAATCCGTCTGATGAATGACGGAGAAGAAACACCAGATACACTTGAACTATAA
- a CDS encoding DUF1992 domain-containing protein, with product MKDWFGDIYKKHEKAGDFDHLEGKGKPLKRELLEGDVLDRTIKAANFVPEWVQKRKEVVTEMEKVIRLKEHMDEEVFEERVETINGLIRKYNQKCPPVMQRGLVSPGNLEERYESWL from the coding sequence ATGAAAGACTGGTTTGGTGACATTTATAAGAAACATGAAAAAGCCGGCGACTTCGACCATCTCGAAGGTAAAGGAAAACCGCTGAAACGGGAGCTGCTTGAGGGGGATGTGCTTGACCGCACGATTAAGGCAGCAAATTTTGTGCCTGAATGGGTGCAGAAAAGAAAAGAAGTGGTCACTGAGATGGAAAAGGTGATTCGCCTGAAAGAACATATGGATGAAGAGGTATTCGAGGAGAGGGTTGAGACCATTAATGGTCTTATTAGAAAATACAACCAGAAATGCCCGCCTGTTATGCAAAGAGGGCTTGTCAGTCCCGGTAATCTGGAAGAGCGGTACGAAAGCTGGCTTTAA
- a CDS encoding M3 family oligoendopeptidase, translated as MMKYYVEKYDFKQADKVEHQLRKLLERPVTSVEDLEKWLVDQTEVYDAIEEALSGHYIDFQCYSHSEKAKEAFEYDQKYIEPMVKRYEALLDNKFFKNEYKSLLDTDVYGEFIKSKENAKAIFRDENVDLEIEEDRLATRYFEITGSLTVDWDGDELTLSQAKVHLKSSDRETRKKAATLIMEAVLSEEAELQLIMDDLIKLRQKKAENAGLSNYRDYMFKKYERFDYTPKDCKALMESVRKHARPIQDHLLNEQKGDLGVDSLRFWDLQGVPNGQTPLKPYETRNELVEGTKEMLNTLNPRFGELLSRMDERGMLDLSARKGKAPGGFCTTLPVSDLSFIFMNEARHQDDLVTLIHEMGHCIHNDYKKDLPVGLYRDTPSESAELASMTMELFTMDQWDRFYKNEEDLKRAKKEQFSSIIDLLTQGMVVDQFQHWLYENPEHTKEERNSYFENLSNELSLGAVDWTGVRDWHRNKWLFVLHIFEVPFYYIEYVIAQLGAVQMYMQYKEDPETALANYERALKLGRSKPLPEVYKAAGISFEFSDNTVKNAVSFIKKELEELK; from the coding sequence ATGATGAAATATTACGTTGAAAAGTATGATTTTAAGCAGGCAGATAAGGTTGAGCACCAGCTCAGGAAGCTTCTTGAACGTCCTGTAACGTCAGTTGAGGACCTTGAGAAATGGCTGGTGGATCAAACTGAAGTTTATGACGCTATTGAAGAAGCCCTGTCCGGTCATTACATTGATTTTCAGTGTTACAGTCATTCTGAAAAGGCCAAAGAGGCATTTGAATATGATCAGAAATACATAGAACCCATGGTGAAGAGATATGAAGCTCTTCTTGATAACAAATTCTTTAAAAATGAGTACAAGTCATTGCTGGACACTGATGTATACGGGGAATTTATTAAAAGTAAAGAAAATGCAAAAGCCATCTTCCGGGATGAAAACGTAGATCTGGAAATTGAGGAAGACCGTCTTGCGACACGTTATTTTGAAATTACCGGCAGTCTGACCGTTGACTGGGATGGGGATGAACTTACACTGAGCCAGGCAAAGGTTCATCTGAAAAGTTCTGACCGCGAGACACGTAAAAAAGCAGCGACGTTGATCATGGAAGCTGTTTTATCAGAAGAGGCCGAGCTTCAATTGATCATGGATGACCTGATCAAACTGCGTCAGAAAAAAGCTGAAAATGCAGGCCTTTCAAATTATCGTGACTACATGTTCAAAAAATATGAAAGATTCGATTATACGCCAAAAGATTGTAAAGCATTAATGGAGAGTGTCAGGAAGCACGCACGTCCTATTCAGGATCACCTGTTAAATGAACAAAAAGGTGATCTGGGTGTAGATTCTCTGCGTTTCTGGGATCTTCAGGGAGTTCCGAATGGGCAGACACCACTCAAACCTTATGAAACAAGAAATGAGCTTGTAGAGGGGACAAAGGAAATGCTCAATACGCTGAACCCGCGGTTTGGGGAGCTCCTGAGCAGGATGGATGAGCGGGGAATGCTTGATTTGTCTGCTAGAAAAGGGAAGGCACCGGGTGGCTTCTGCACTACACTTCCTGTTTCTGATCTGTCGTTTATTTTTATGAACGAAGCCAGACATCAGGACGACCTGGTAACACTTATCCACGAGATGGGACACTGTATTCATAATGATTATAAAAAAGATCTCCCTGTCGGGTTGTACCGCGATACACCGAGTGAGTCCGCTGAACTTGCGAGTATGACCATGGAGCTGTTCACGATGGATCAGTGGGATCGCTTTTATAAAAACGAAGAGGATCTCAAACGGGCCAAAAAAGAGCAGTTCAGCAGCATCATTGATCTGTTGACACAGGGAATGGTTGTAGATCAGTTCCAGCACTGGCTTTATGAAAACCCTGAGCACACGAAAGAGGAGCGGAACAGTTATTTTGAGAACCTTTCAAACGAACTGTCCCTTGGAGCAGTTGACTGGACAGGGGTGAGAGACTGGCACCGGAACAAATGGCTGTTTGTCCTTCATATTTTTGAGGTTCCGTTTTATTACATCGAATACGTAATAGCCCAACTGGGTGCTGTTCAAATGTATATGCAGTACAAAGAAGATCCGGAAACGGCACTTGCCAATTACGAACGGGCTCTTAAACTGGGCAGGTCAAAGCCTCTGCCTGAGGTATATAAAGCCGCAGGTATTTCATTTGAGTTTTCCGATAATACAGTGAAAAATGCGGTTTCATTTATAAAAAAAGAGCTGGAGGAACTTAAGTAA
- a CDS encoding LysM peptidoglycan-binding domain-containing protein, which yields MAILNGTHSIHTVQAGDTLYSLALRYESDVEDIIKANALYPPFTEQYTIFPGEKLIIPKRYPDRTVTLYTVSEGETLGAISKRFGTTPDLIAGMNDTIQNPDFIYPYQQVSIPAVIYVIEEGDSLFTISHSLGVSLQKVLTANQFRTGISPDLIYEGTFLIIPLPTSGNIVVFEPRPGAPFNDGGIISGLARAFEANVLYRLVDQNDKTVSGERFTTAALAGPAYGSFVASVPFDNLPTSDTGTLWVYTRSAEDGSVQDLVKLKVSF from the coding sequence ATGGCTATTCTTAATGGAACGCACAGTATTCATACAGTACAGGCTGGTGATACCCTTTACTCCCTGGCATTACGGTACGAAAGTGATGTGGAGGATATCATTAAAGCCAACGCTCTATACCCTCCATTCACAGAACAATACACAATCTTCCCGGGTGAAAAACTCATCATTCCAAAACGCTATCCCGACCGGACCGTGACCCTTTATACCGTTTCAGAGGGAGAGACTCTTGGGGCCATCAGCAAAAGATTTGGAACAACTCCTGATCTTATTGCCGGTATGAATGATACCATTCAAAACCCGGATTTCATTTATCCTTATCAGCAAGTATCCATTCCCGCAGTTATCTATGTAATTGAGGAGGGCGACTCCCTATTTACTATTTCTCACTCCCTTGGTGTTTCTCTGCAAAAAGTTCTGACTGCCAATCAGTTTCGCACCGGAATCTCACCTGACCTGATCTATGAAGGAACCTTCCTGATCATCCCGTTACCTACATCCGGAAATATTGTCGTTTTTGAACCAAGGCCCGGGGCCCCGTTTAATGACGGCGGTATTATCAGCGGTCTCGCCAGGGCATTTGAAGCCAATGTCCTTTATCGGCTTGTAGACCAGAATGACAAAACGGTTTCCGGCGAGCGTTTTACAACGGCTGCACTCGCAGGGCCCGCATATGGTTCTTTCGTAGCGAGTGTTCCTTTTGACAACCTGCCTACTTCAGATACCGGAACTCTCTGGGTATACACAAGAAGTGCCGAAGACGGATCTGTTCAGGACCTGGTCAAATTAAAAGTCTCATTTTAG
- a CDS encoding organic hydroperoxide resistance protein, which yields MAEVMFTSKATAEGGREGHVKSVSGVVDHNLVMPKGDTATTEGTNPEELFAAGYAACFDGALNLIASKADKEIDSKITAEVSLLKDPSDDGFKLGVNLEVSIQGVSREEAEDLAHKAHDFCPYSKATRDNIDVSLNVTTG from the coding sequence ATGGCAGAAGTTATGTTTACTTCTAAAGCGACAGCAGAAGGCGGCCGTGAAGGTCACGTCAAATCAGTGAGTGGTGTTGTGGATCATAATCTCGTTATGCCTAAAGGAGATACTGCAACAACAGAAGGCACGAATCCGGAAGAGTTGTTTGCTGCAGGTTATGCAGCCTGCTTTGACGGGGCTCTTAACTTAATCGCTTCAAAAGCAGACAAAGAAATTGATTCGAAAATAACAGCGGAAGTTTCACTCTTAAAGGACCCTTCTGACGATGGATTTAAGCTCGGTGTGAACCTGGAAGTTTCAATTCAGGGCGTTTCCCGAGAGGAAGCTGAAGATCTCGCTCATAAAGCCCACGATTTTTGTCCATATTCCAAAGCTACGCGGGATAATATTGATGTATCGTTAAATGTCACTACAGGCTGA
- a CDS encoding L,D-transpeptidase family protein: MYQHIVRPGETLFSISEDYRTPFQAILQANGLPDPNFIYIGQAVTIPGIPDPNMIPYSIIVSISQRTLTLLENGVQVKVYPIAVGRMLFDTPTGEFIIVNREPNPGGPFGALWLSLSKKGYGIHGTNNPASIGQAVSRGCIRMFNENVLELGSVVPNGTRVSIRP; this comes from the coding sequence ATGTATCAGCATATAGTCAGGCCGGGGGAAACCCTCTTTTCTATTTCTGAAGATTACCGCACACCCTTCCAGGCTATTCTTCAGGCAAATGGGCTGCCCGATCCAAATTTCATATACATCGGTCAGGCGGTAACGATACCGGGAATCCCTGACCCGAACATGATTCCTTATTCTATTATCGTTTCTATATCTCAACGGACACTTACATTACTCGAAAACGGCGTGCAGGTGAAAGTATATCCGATTGCAGTCGGAAGGATGCTGTTCGATACACCGACAGGAGAATTTATTATCGTAAACAGAGAGCCAAATCCAGGGGGGCCGTTCGGAGCTTTGTGGTTGTCCTTATCAAAGAAAGGTTACGGCATCCACGGTACAAATAACCCGGCCTCGATTGGGCAGGCTGTCTCCCGCGGGTGTATCAGGATGTTTAATGAAAATGTACTGGAGCTGGGTTCGGTAGTGCCGAATGGAACGCGGGTAAGTATAAGACCGTAA
- the cbpA gene encoding cyclic di-AMP binding protein CbpA — protein MQIKSHYLHKRDVKTLDETMNIKEALDFIQQTGFRCVPVLSAEEEFLGNIYKTHLYEYLYRDNLDPAAPITTLLSDKDKAVDEKASFFSVFFTIRQVPYLTVIDEDKKFKGILTHGKILDILENAWAVGHSSYALTLSMEEYKGSLQDIAATLSKVTDIRSFITLDSDRTFMRRCVVTLPNETTEDELEKIVRHLENNHFRIIHIENEKSMAGEGKQ, from the coding sequence ATGCAGATTAAATCCCATTACCTACACAAAAGAGATGTAAAAACACTTGATGAAACAATGAATATTAAAGAAGCGCTTGATTTCATCCAGCAGACTGGTTTCAGGTGTGTGCCGGTTTTATCAGCAGAAGAGGAATTCCTCGGCAACATTTATAAAACCCACCTCTATGAATACCTTTACAGAGACAATCTCGATCCGGCAGCGCCTATCACAACCCTTTTATCCGACAAAGATAAAGCAGTTGACGAGAAAGCGTCATTTTTCAGTGTGTTTTTTACAATCCGTCAGGTTCCCTATCTTACTGTTATTGATGAAGACAAGAAGTTTAAAGGCATCCTGACACACGGCAAAATTCTTGATATTCTGGAGAACGCATGGGCTGTAGGGCACAGTAGTTACGCTCTTACCCTTTCAATGGAAGAGTATAAAGGTTCTTTACAGGATATCGCTGCAACTCTTTCAAAGGTAACAGATATCAGAAGCTTCATTACTCTGGATAGTGACCGCACATTTATGCGTCGCTGTGTGGTAACCCTGCCAAACGAAACGACAGAGGATGAATTGGAGAAAATAGTACGCCATCTCGAGAATAATCACTTCCGAATCATTCATATTGAAAACGAAAAATCCATGGCTGGTGAAGGAAAGCAGTAG
- a CDS encoding M20 family metallopeptidase has translation MDELKNRMYEISQYIGNNPELGNEEFKACEILSETLREHDFKVNTNIVGQPTAFEAVYESGRPGPNVAFMSEYDALPEIGHACGHNLIGTMGAAAGIALSKFIHETGGKVFVYGTPAEETRGAKVTMAEEGVFDHLDVAIMSHPSSCYRESGSSLAMDAIEFAFTGKTAHAAAAPEEGINALDAVIQTFNSINALRQHVTSDVRIHGVIPEGGKAANVVPDYAAAHFYVRASTRSAVNKVVEKVNNCAKGAALATGAELSISNYEFSYDNMVTNEPLSKTFTESLVSLGVDRDEIKEKKGGGSLDMGNVSHKVPSIHPYVKISDTPIIGHTREFRDAALSKEGFEGMFIGAKAMALTGLKVLTDRSLLDSIKNEFENTKK, from the coding sequence ATGGACGAATTAAAGAATAGAATGTATGAAATCAGCCAGTATATCGGAAATAACCCGGAACTTGGGAATGAAGAGTTCAAAGCCTGTGAGATACTGTCTGAAACCCTGCGGGAGCACGATTTTAAAGTTAACACTAATATTGTCGGTCAGCCTACTGCCTTTGAAGCTGTATATGAAAGCGGACGTCCCGGACCAAACGTGGCATTTATGAGCGAATATGATGCTTTGCCGGAGATTGGACATGCCTGCGGGCACAACCTCATCGGCACAATGGGAGCCGCTGCCGGAATTGCATTAAGCAAATTTATACATGAGACAGGCGGAAAAGTGTTTGTCTACGGTACACCTGCGGAAGAAACGCGGGGAGCAAAGGTAACCATGGCTGAGGAAGGTGTCTTTGACCACCTGGATGTTGCCATTATGTCTCACCCAAGCAGCTGCTACCGGGAAAGCGGAAGTTCTCTTGCTATGGATGCCATTGAGTTTGCTTTCACAGGCAAAACCGCACACGCAGCCGCTGCACCAGAAGAAGGCATTAACGCTCTTGATGCTGTTATCCAAACCTTTAACAGTATTAATGCCCTGCGGCAACACGTAACTTCTGATGTACGGATTCACGGTGTTATTCCTGAAGGCGGAAAAGCGGCAAATGTGGTTCCGGATTATGCAGCAGCACACTTTTATGTAAGGGCATCCACCCGCTCAGCTGTTAACAAAGTAGTAGAAAAAGTGAATAATTGCGCAAAAGGTGCAGCACTGGCCACCGGCGCAGAACTTTCCATATCCAATTACGAATTCTCCTACGACAACATGGTTACTAACGAGCCTCTTTCCAAAACCTTTACTGAAAGTCTTGTCTCCCTCGGTGTAGACAGGGATGAAATAAAAGAAAAAAAAGGCGGCGGATCTCTTGACATGGGTAACGTGAGTCACAAAGTTCCATCTATACACCCTTATGTTAAAATCAGTGATACACCGATTATTGGTCATACGCGGGAGTTCAGAGATGCCGCACTCAGCAAAGAGGGATTTGAAGGCATGTTTATCGGAGCTAAAGCTATGGCACTTACAGGACTGAAGGTATTAACCGACAGAAGCCTTCTTGACTCGATTAAAAATGAATTCGAAAATACGAAAAAATAA
- a CDS encoding superoxide dismutase family protein — protein MKKYLFAVLLTSIVASGCAGENQSSETNEEGGYINNQSVMDHGIQSDHTEAVETFAGGAHDIGELQAKAELKNAADEPVGSVSFFALDEQVIVKAEVKNLETGFHGFHIHDNGVCEADAEEGPFMSAGGHYNPAVNPHDHHAGDMPPVYVTENKTGYLVAKLDRFTPAQLLEDDVAVIVHEDADNFANIPDRYQSSEQNEPGPDVQTLKTGDAGDRAACGVVTKP, from the coding sequence ATGAAAAAGTATCTTTTTGCAGTTTTGCTGACTTCTATCGTTGCATCAGGATGTGCAGGGGAAAACCAGTCATCCGAAACAAATGAAGAAGGCGGTTATATTAACAATCAGTCAGTGATGGATCACGGGATTCAATCTGATCACACTGAGGCAGTCGAGACATTTGCAGGCGGTGCCCACGATATCGGCGAACTCCAGGCGAAAGCAGAATTAAAAAATGCAGCGGATGAACCTGTTGGATCTGTTTCCTTCTTTGCCTTAGACGAGCAGGTAATTGTCAAGGCCGAAGTGAAAAATCTCGAGACGGGCTTTCACGGGTTTCATATTCATGACAACGGGGTTTGTGAAGCTGATGCAGAAGAAGGGCCATTCATGAGTGCAGGTGGTCATTACAATCCGGCAGTAAACCCTCATGATCATCACGCAGGGGATATGCCGCCGGTATATGTTACTGAAAACAAAACAGGTTATCTTGTGGCTAAACTTGACCGCTTTACTCCCGCCCAGCTCCTTGAAGATGATGTTGCCGTAATTGTTCACGAAGATGCAGATAATTTCGCCAACATACCGGACCGCTACCAGTCTTCAGAACAAAACGAACCGGGACCGGATGTACAGACACTTAAAACCGGAGACGCAGGAGACCGCGCAGCATGCGGCGTAGTCACAAAACCATAA